From Saccopteryx leptura isolate mSacLep1 chromosome 3, mSacLep1_pri_phased_curated, whole genome shotgun sequence, one genomic window encodes:
- the LOC136398009 gene encoding unconventional myosin-VI-like: MEPPPLMGGIEYWLLLWLPMAVLLGAMGYMFFTQEETARGQKLQHELQTERQKRLELERALEKELRVRELQFTLEAERLHRQLLEKQLRIQELESQLLAKSQQPQEPKQSPKEQQHPCRWIGFESAGAGACDSSSEDEKAQAEAAIRTLRARPVVAKKNWSKQSLPCYPI; this comes from the exons atggagccaccacccttgatgggtgggatagagtactggttgctgctctggctccccatggctgtccttttaggggccatgggctacatgttttttactcaagaggaaactgctcgaggtcaaaagcttcagcatgaattgcaaacagaacggcagaaaaggctggaattggagcgagcactggagaaggaattacgggttcgagagttgcagtttaccctggaagctgaacgtcttcaccggcagttgttggagaaacaactgcggattcaagagctcgagtctcagcttctggccaaaagccagcagccacaggagcctaaacagtcaccaaaggagcagcagcatccgtgccggtggattggctttgagtcagcgggagcaggcgcttgcgactcctcttctgaggatgagaaggctcaggctgaagctgccatacgcacactgagagcccgaccagttgtcgccaagaag aattggagcaagcagtccctaccctgctatcccatttga